A window from Podospora bellae-mahoneyi strain CBS 112042 chromosome 1 map unlocalized CBS112042p_1, whole genome shotgun sequence encodes these proteins:
- a CDS encoding uncharacterized protein (COG:U; EggNog:ENOG503NZET), with amino-acid sequence MATSVASDKPVEALGPGEVADPFVISPSGPTHLRHSNFDGHLLALAPGASAEQTKRAIQAHLRDTERRMEEAGKLGTALVQQQKELTEKLREVERLQSEAELDPDLRQRLLDIEKDYSEVARDSARALLPKQRVPSSDSQGSPYAAEGKAGRRSVSPSKFETLAAPSPTKFSVPNRKLRNQPASRIHDIEFAAEISTSLIAQVRNLQALLSEREEELKESKADRARLELEAEGFQQHIKSLDESESRYKDENWNLETQIHELMASQKEAAEREKKLTQALAALQSEKNATQRELEEVKDSMAKQEEKHSAAIRNLEIELGTSRRSAVSFESERLTLQKRVEELTSQNQELAKAFSAQRGRMLERESTRGVSDEDRNSGSDRNTGPEQSPPPSPLKMTPRHSGLETETLKTSLGHAQRTIQTLRTNIHREKTEKLELKRMLQDARDEVEKLRSDPHPAPKKNRKLDAREAKKPNFKVTQLGGHRPSRIEVVEDPDWDDVSEAPSPRTNPFRGSSSRIPNLNIGTIQESSSDHFETAHEGGFDTATEASEAFETAHERGTETTETEDFETGLENITTDESEDTATETESGPRPARGAESIRRPPPLPASQDSYSFDSTASTSSDEEYGYVDVRSPSANPAQRMRARMNRGSMSQRQRQLSEDPSTAQSSPLGAPVHRGSITATPQQSLFAELNNMDNSDEDSYGGTPARSLRSMTPATPASVIRGHLSPAPDVPRMPIKRVTMVDSGMMTEPVDVRDLVESGVFSDGESSISAPPSVIHMERSRPRTMESVIARQRSMESVIGPKRSMESVVRPKRSMQSVIGPHTSVESVIGPRKSSQWLGSELNQGRPASVMSYSDVSVQHDSDAEDRPAQFPSPSTSPRQRALFPTPVVVPPQTLSLSSIQSEDIAPVIEPELLPTPPSLSLSAILTQHTEPVREPEVPPPKLTLAPVLSQNVEPVAPVPPVLSVPATASLDIEPVSEPEVVPAPLSLSAVLGEQIEPIAEPEPTPAVLSLSSVHAFHDVEPVPEPEPVPAPLSFSAVLSTAVEPIAEVVPTPAALSISSVHAYHDFEPIEAPEPEPVPLSMSTICAEEVEPTAPPSPILLSFASIVAEDVEPVEQPFDLPAPAVVPVVAARSVETKLEAPASPPLSFSSIKSEAVEPRQEPEPAAPAFGLAPIQSQDVEPREVPLPALSISTLKTWDVEPQEPPAPALSLSSIQACAVEPVEAVRPPLSLSAVAALDVEPRETPLPVLSLSSVRQTLDVEPREEPVVPPPTLSLVSIQSQAVEPLEAPEVPAPLLSISAIGSQVVIDPVEPEEPKSILPPLTISAIQSLQTEPSEGRSPKRNAFIIPRGTDGQEQDAQASEEQPAQKQPVLTADQGVQTTLTSEAIDQLLLANSQQSLPPHDLERSSSHLSMGTPSTVRINRARQGSFDSTLRSKGKAATDTVTEPIDAVLLRRPGSSASIRSSAEDIVPPLPANHKEAIEAARTNSSGGGQETINSMPPPLFPASAMRPRTPTHRRPLSPAGAAGNGGRATPTPRAHKNGSIREMPEVHSPSRMTARSRKSSISSFASEVDTRFNIHPEGGYDTSGLGPNTDPRMIQAITQTMIGEYLWKYTRKAGRGEMSENRHRRYFWVHPYTRTLYWSDRDPSSAGRHELRAKSVPIEAVRVVADDNPMPPGLHRKSLVIVSPGRTIKFTCTTGQRHETWFNALSYLLLRTSNDGQSDAEEMAGHITSADVDEFNPSYGKRMPHGTRGAPSLSSYNSRTVRESPTMDHYLNVPTLTPSRSKISQQQQQQQQPPQAARSSGTLSRISGYWKDSKVLGGTFGSLRSRSVSGRDTAQSMYESSEVQDSAEDLRQIIEQQDREADRLENVRACCDGKHDVGTLTSSSKRGRNSRQGFHSHTGPSSTPTPVGTVRSRA; translated from the exons ATGGCGACTTCGGTTGCATCTGACAAGCCCGTCGAGGCTTTGGGTCCCGGAGAGGTTGCTGACCCTTTCGTCATAAGTCCGTCTGGCCCGACACATCTTCGGCATTCCAACTTCGATggccacctcctcgcccttgcTCCCGGCGCTTCGGCCGAGCAAACAAAACGCGCCATTCAGGCCCATCTGCGGGATACCGAACGGCGAAtggaggaagctggaaagCTGGGTACCGCACTTGTACAACAGCAGAAGGAGCTCACGGAAAAGCTTCGGGAGGTGGAGCGCTTGCAATCGGAAGCCGAACTTGATCCCGACCTGCGCCAAAGACTCCTGGATATCGAGAAGGATTACAGTGAGGTGGCGAGGGACAGTGCGCGCGCTTTGCTTCCAAAGCAGAGGGTTCCCAGCAGTGATTCTCAAGGGTCGCCTTATGCCGCCGAGGGCAAGGCTGGGAGG CGTTCTGTGAGCCCCTCCAAGTTCGAAACGTTGGCGGCGCCATCTCCCACCAAGTTCAGTGTCCCCAATCGAAAGTTGCGCAATCAGCCTGCCAGTCGGATCCACGATATCGAATTCGCTGCCGAAATCAGTACCTCGTTGATTGCACAAGTTCGAAATCTTCAGGCCCTTCTGTcggagagagaagaggagctcaaggagagcAAGGCGGACAGGGCGAGACTTGAACTCGAGGCCGAAGGCTTCCAACAACACATCAAAAGCCTGGACGAGAGCGAGTCCCGATACAAGGATGAGAACTGGAACCTCGAGACGCAAATCCACGAGCTCATGGCATCGCAGAAGGAGGCTGCGGAGCgcgagaagaagctcacGCAGGCTTTGGCTGCTTTGCAATCCGAAAAGAACGCCACCCAGcgagagctggaggaggtcaaggataGCATGgccaagcaggaggagaagcactCGGCAGCTATCAGAAATCTCGAGATCGAGCTTGGCACCAGCCGGCGCAGTGCGGTATCCTTCGAATCGGAACGCTTGACGCTTCAGAAGAGGGTCGAAGAACTCACAAGTCAGAATCAGGAGCTAGCCAAGGCGTTCTCAGCCCAGCGGGGCAGGATGCTGGAGCGGGAATCCACTCGTGGTGTGAGTGATGAGGATCGCAACTCCGGTAGCGACAGAAACACCGGCCCCGAGCAGtcaccgcctccttcgcctctAAAAATGACACCTCGCCACTCCGGACTCGAGACCGAAACTCTCAAGACTTCTCTCGGCCATGCTCAACGGACCATCCAGACTCTCAGGACCAACATCCATCGCGAGAAAACCGAAAAGCTGGAGCTGAAGCGCATGCTCCAGGATGCCCGCGATGAGGTCGAGAAGCTGAGAAGCGATCCTCACCCGGCGCCCAAGAAAAACCGCAAGCTTGATGCCAGGGAGGCCAAAAAGCCGAACTTCAAGGTCACGCAGTTGGGTGGCCACCGACCGAGCAGAATCGAAGTGGTGGAAGACCCTGACTGGGATGATGTTTCCGAAGCGCCCTCTCCTCGGACGAATCCGTTCCGTGGCTCAAGCTCTCGGATACCCAACCTCAATATCGGTACCATCCAGGAATCGAGCAGCGATCACTTCGAGACGGCTCACGAGGGTGGCTTCGACACCGCGACTGAGGCCAGCGAGGCTTTTGAGACTGCCCACGAAAGGGGCACTGAGACGACCGAAACGGAAGACTTTGAGACTGGTCTTGAGAACATCACCACGGACGAATCCGAGGACACGGCAACCGAGACAGAATCCGGGCCGAGGCCAGCTCGGGGTGCAGAGTCGATAaggcgtcctcctcctttgcccGCAAGCCAAGACTCGTACTCGTTCGACAGCACGGCGTCAACTTCGAGCGACGAGGAGTATGGCTACGTGGACGTGAGATCACCATCTGCGAACCCTGCCCAGCGGATGCGGGCGCGCATGAACCGTGGATCCATGAGCCAACGTCAACGGCAGCTTAGTGAAGATCCGTCTACCGCACAGAGCAGCCCTCTCGGCGCCCCCGTTCATCGCGGTAGCATCACGGCAACGCCTCAGCAGAGCCTGTTTGCCGAGTTGAACAACATGGATAACAGCGATGAAGATTCATACGGTGGTACCCCCGCCCGCAGTCTCCGTTCCATGACGCCTGCCACACCCGCCAGCGTGATTAGAGGCCATCTCTCGCCAGCTCCCGATGTCCCGAGGATGCCGATCAAGAGGGTGACCATGGTCGACAGTGGGATGATGACAGAGCCAGTGGACGTTCGTGACCTTGTTGAGTCTGGCGTGTTCAGTGATGGGGAGAGCTCAATCTCGGCTCCACCAAGTGTCATTCACATGGAACGGAGTCGTCCAAGAACGATGGAGTCTGTGATTGCCCGTCAGAGATCTATGGAGTCTGTCATTGGGCCCAAGAGATCTATGGAGTCTGTTGTTAGACCTAAGAGGTCCATGCAGTCTGTCATCGGACCTCACACGTCTGTGGAATCTGTCATCGGCCCCAGAAAGTCCAGTCAATGGCTGGGAAGCGAACTCAACCAGGGCCGGCCGGCATCGGTCATGTCGTACAGCGATGTCAGCGTCCAGCATGATTCGGATGCGGAAGACAGGCCTGCGCAATTCCCATCTCCTTCGACCTCACCTCGGCAGCGTGCTCTGTTCCCCACTCCCGTTGTCGTCCCACCGCAGACTTTGAGCCTTTCAAGCATCCAGTCGGAAGACATTGCGCCTGTCATTGAGCCCGAGCTTCTTCCAACGCCCCCTTCGCTGAGCTTGTCTGCCATTTTGACACAGCACACGGAGCCAGTGCGAGAGCCAGAGGTGCCTCCGCCGAAGCTCACTCTTGCACCAGTCTTGTCTCAGAACGTCGAGCCCGTGGCTCCTGTGCCGCCAGTTCTGAGCGTGCCTGCCACTGCTTCTCTGGATATCGAGCCAGTTTCGGAGCCGGAGGTTGTTCCAGCTCCCCTATCGCTCTCGGCAGTTCTCGGTGAGCAAATCGAGCCAATTGCAGAGCCCGAGCCCACCCCTGcggttctctctctctcttccgtCCATGCTTTCCATGACGTTGAGCCCGTTCCCGAACCTGAGCCGGTTCCTGCGCCTCTCAGCTTCTCGGCTGTCTTGTCGACGGCGGTGGAGCCTATTGCCGAGGTGGTGCCAACACCGGCGGCGCTCTCCATCTCGAGCGTACATGCCTACCATGATTTCGAGCCCATCGAGGCcccagagccagagcctgTTCCTCTGTCCATGTCGACAATCTgcgcggaggaggtcgagccAACAGCTCCGCCATCCCCCATTCTTCTGTCATTCGCCAGCATCGTGGCCGAAGATGTCGAGCCAGTGGAGCAGCCATTCGACCTCCCAGCCCCGGCAGTTGTTCCTGTCGTTGCAGCACGCAGCGTGGAGACAAAGCTCGAGGCGCCCGCTTCgcctcctctttctttctcgtcTATCAAGTCAGAGGCCGTCGAGCCTCGCCAGGAGCCAGAACCGGCTGCGCCCGCATTCGGTCTTGCCCCTATTCAATCCCAGGACGTTGAGCCCCGCGAAGTGCCCCTTCCTGCACTCTCCATATCGACGCTCAAGACCTGGGATGTTGAGCCTCAGGAGCCGCCTGCGCCGGCGCTCTCCCTGTCAAGCATCCAGGCTTGTGCTGTCGAACCTGTTGAGGCGGTCCGTCCGCCGCTGTCTTTGTCAGCTGTTGCGGCATTGGATGTGGAGCCTCGCGAGACGCCTTTGCCGGTTCTCTCATTGTCATCTGTTCGGCAGACTCTGGATGTCGAGCCACGCGAAGAGCCAGTCGTCCCTCCCCCTACCTTGTCCCTGGTATCCATTCAGTCGCAGGCTGTGGAGCCTCTCGAGGCTCCCGAGGTTCCAGCTCCTCTCTTGTCTATTTCGGCCATCGGCTCCCAAGTTGTTATTGACCCGGTTGAGCCAGAGGAGCCCAAGTCCATCCTCCCGCCGCTCACCATTTCTGCGATCCAGTCACTGCAAACCGAGCCAAGCGAGGGACGCAGCCCCAAGAGAAATGCGTTCATCATTCCCCGTGGCACGGACGGCCAGGAGCAGGATGCTCAGGCGTCAGAGGAGCAGCCCGCGCAGAAGCAGCCTGTGCTTACTGCCGATCAGGGCGTTCAGACAACATTGACATCCGAGGCCATTGACCAGTTGCTCCTGGCAAATAGCCAGCAATCTCTTCCGCCACACGATCTTGAACGTTCCAGCTCACATCTCAGTATGGGCACGCCATCCACGGTTCGCATTAATCGGGCCCGCCAGGGCAGCTTCGACAGCACGCTGCGGTCGAAGGGCAAGGCTGCTACCGACACTGTCACTGAGCCTATTGATGCCGTACTTCTTAGGAGGCCAGGCAGCTCTGCTAGCATCAGGAGCTCCGCCGAGGACATTGTCCCGCCCCTGCCAGCCAACCACAAAGAAGCCATCGAGGCTGCGAGGACCAATTCTTCGGGCGGCGGTCAGGAAACCATCAACAGCATGCCACCGCCACTGTTCCCCGCCTCTGCCATGCGCCCGCGGACTCCCACGCATAGACGCCCCTTGTCACCCGCGGGTGCTGCTGGTAACGGTGGTCGTGCTACTCCCACACCACGTGCTCACAAGAATGGATCGATTCGCGAGATGCCCGAAGTCCATTCGCCGTCGAGAATGACAGCCCGCAGCCGCAAGTCCTCTATTTCATCCTTCGCATCCGAGGTCGACACTCGATTCAACATTCACCCCGAGGGCGGTTATGACACGTCTGGCTTGGGTCCCAACACGGACCCTCGCATGATCCAGGCCATCACCCAGACGATGATTGGAGAGTACCTGTGGAAATACACGCGCAAGGCCGGCCGTGGTGAGATGTCTGAGAACCGTCACCGGAGGTACTTCTGGGTGCACCCGTACACGCGCACTCTGTACTGGAGCGACCGGGACCCATCATCTGCCGGACGTCATGAGCTTCGTGCCAAGAGTGTTCCTATTGAGGCCGTACGCGTCGTAGCGGATGACAACCCGATGCCCCCTGGGCTGCACAGGAAGAGCTTGGTCATCGTGTCGCCTGGCAGAACCATCAAGTTCACCTGCACGACTGGTCAACGACATGAGACATGGTTCAACGCCCTGTCTTACCTTCTCCTTAGGACGTCGAACGATGGCCAGTCGGATGCCGAAGAGATGGCTGGCCACATTACAAGTGCCGATGTTGACGAATTCAACCCAAGCTATGGCAAGCGGATGCCCCATGGCACTCGCGGTGCTCCTTCTCTGTCCTCGTACAATTCCCGAACAGTACGGGAGTCGCCAACCATGGACCACTACCTCAATGTTCCCACTCTCACCCCGTCTCGCTCCAAGAtttctcagcagcagcagcagcagcagcaaccaccgcAAGCGGCGCGGTCATCTGGAACGCTGAGCCGCATCAGCGGATACTGGAAAGACAGCAAGGTCTTGGGCGGGACATTTGGCAGCTTGAGGAGCAGAAGTGTTTCGGGGCGCGATACCGCACAGAGCATGTATGAATCTAGTGAAGTGCAGGATAGTGCGGAGGATCTCAGACAGATCATCGAGCAACAAGATCGCGAAGCGGATCGGTTGGAGAATGTTCGGGCGTGTTGTGATG GTAAACATGATGTGGGCACCTTGACCAGCAGTTCAAAGCGTGGCCGTAACTCGCGGCAAGGCTTTCACTCGCACACGGgcccttcttcaaccccaacaccggTCGGGACCGTCAGGTCTCGGGCATAA
- the CWC24 gene encoding RNA-splicing factor (EggNog:ENOG503NWD2; COG:O), which produces MADPTPSTEAPASGPAAPVAIFKKRGAKAKANLRKRPATTPPAASDSDSDSDYSSSEDESGRRIKRRKRNTAAVVTASSRDRANPQSEQDLKATIFTTDRASALALDSSRRDATKQTNWFDEEKDLSAKSLLGSTRSMPPPSSSSTTSGPDGTYKGLANATSYIQKNPDAPSRKVGPVKAPTNIRTITITDMAPDVCKDYKNTGFCGFGDNCKFLHAREDYAHGWQLDREWENVTRGKKVIGGTVVASAERKANKDPNQGEDERDEEEEEAAMLEKIPFVCIICRGDYKSPVVTRCGHYFCEGCALKRYRKDPSCAACGSGTNGVFNAAKKLQKLLEKKKERAARRRREAIENGEDVSSEEEGEEEEEE; this is translated from the coding sequence ATGGCAgacccaacaccatcaacagaGGCCCCCGCTTCCGGCCCTGCCGCGCCCGTAGCCATCTTCAAAAAGCGCGGCGCAAAAGCCAAAGCCAACCTCCGCAAAagaccagcaacaacccctcccgccgcctccgactcggactcggactcggattactcctcctccgaagACGAATCCGGCCGGCGCATCAAGCGCCGCAAGcgcaacaccgccgccgtggtcACGGCCTCCTCCAGAGACAGAGCGAACCCCCAGTCTGAGCAAGATCTTAaagccaccatcttcaccaccgaccgcgcctccgccctcgccctcgactCCTCCAGGCGCGACGccacaaaacaaacaaactgGTTCGACGAAGAAAAAGATCTCTCCGCcaaatccctcctcggcTCCACCCGCTCCAtgccacccccctcctcctcctccaccacctcgggGCCAGATGGAACCTACAAAGGCCTGGCCAACGCAACCTCGTACATCCAAAAGAACCCCGATGCCCCCTCCCGAAAAGTAGGCCCCGTGAAAGCCCCCACCAACAtccgcaccatcaccatcacagaCATGGCGCCCGACGTGTGCAAGGACTACAAAAACACCGGCTTCTGCGGCTTCGGTGACAACTGCAAGTTCCTCCACGCCAGAGAAGACTACGCCCACGGGTGGCAGCTGGACAGGGAGTGGGAGAACGTCACAAGGGGAAAGAAGGTAATAGGGGGCACGGTGGTTGCCTCTGCCGAACGAAAAGCGAACAAGGATCCCAACCAGGGTGAGGATGAaagagacgaggaggaggaggaggcggcgatgcTGGAGAAGATCCCGTTTGTGTGTATCATTTGCAGGGGGGATTACAAGAGCCCGGTGGTGACAAGGTGTGGGCATTATTTCTGCGAGGGGTGCGCGTTGAAACGGTATAGAAAGGACCCGAGCTGTGCGGCCTGTGGGAGCGGGACGAACGGGGTATTTAACGCGGCCAAGAAACTGCAGaagctgttggagaagaagaaggagagggcggcgaggaggaggcgggaggcgattgagaatggggaggatgttagcagtgaggaggagggggaggaggaggaggaggagtag